Proteins encoded within one genomic window of Tigriopus californicus strain San Diego chromosome 12, Tcal_SD_v2.1, whole genome shotgun sequence:
- the LOC131892060 gene encoding uncharacterized protein LOC131892060 produces MSHKERLVVDASRNLNPLLVDKKVKLTHLEVANEHLSENCLMTTSDLESGYHQVPMHPDHRRFLGIQWTRKGKTAFFVWNVLFLGIETAVHLFTKLLRPHVSFCQQLGIPISIYIYDQRVLGRDEHSCLRNSNFAAICLRLAGWIIKPGKGMSVPTQYGTFLGLDHDLKTMQYFIPIGKLTHILSMADNLLKQRRIRIKDLASFYGKISSCRLALGPISSLLTRSGHALIADSSTACGWEGWVSTTPLVFEEIYQLRLSLPSLNGWPILHLPSILPHRIFACDASAIGIGAAEIFCHFKPHPHPGACSSSVTLSKQLRHSERETSSLSENCSLPKNLSLLQQHPGPILIFFSFAII; encoded by the coding sequence ATGAGTCACAAAGAACGTTTGGTTGTAGACGCCTCGCGAAACCTCAATCCCCTTCTAGTCGATAAGAAGGTTAAATTGACTCATTTAGAAGTGGCGAATGAACATTTGTCTGAAAATTGCTTGATGACAACTTCAGATTTAGAGTCCGGATATCACCAAGTTCCAATGCATCCTGACCATCGACGCTTCTTAGGAATCCAATGGACTCGAAAGGGAAAGACTGCATTTTTCGTGTGGAACGTACTATTTCTTGGAATTGAGACTGCCGTTCATCTTTTCACCAAACTTCTTCGGCCACATGTTTCCTTTTGTCAGCAATTGGGCATACCCATTTCCAtttacatctatgatcaaagAGTTTTAGGCCGAGATGAACACTCTTGTCTCCGGAATTCGAATTTTGCCGCCATTTGCCTTAGATTAGCTGGTTGGATTATAAAGCCTGGGAAAGGAATGAGTGTTCCCACTCAATATGGAACATTCCTTGGGCTTGACCACGATCTCAAGACAATGCagtatttcattccaattGGCAAATTAACCCATATCCTTTCAATGGCTGATAATCTTCTCAAACAACGCCGTATTCGGATTAAAGATTTAGCAAGTTTTTACGGCAAGATATCGTCATGCCGTCTCGCTCTAGGCCCCATCTCCTCATTACTCACACGTTCTGGTCATGCTCTAATTGCTGATTCATCTACAGCCTGTGGCTGGGAAGGCTGGGTTTCAACTACTCCTCTAGTCTTCGAGGAAATTTATCAGCTTAGACTTTCTTTGCCTTCTCTGAATGGATGGCCAATTCTTCACCTTCCTTCCATCTTGCCTCATCGCATTTTTGCCTGCGACGCGTCCGCAATTGGCATAGGGGCAGCCGAGATATTTTGCCACTTCAAACCTCACCCACATCCTGGGGCATGCTCCTCGTCTGTCACTCTATCCAAGCAATTACGTCATTCGGAACGTGAAACTAGTTCTCTTTCCGAGAACTGCTCGCTGCCAAAGAACTTGTCACTTCTTCAGCAGCATCCTGGGCCAATCTTAATATTCTTCTCCTTTGCGATAATATGA